A region from the Linepithema humile isolate Giens D197 chromosome 1, Lhum_UNIL_v1.0, whole genome shotgun sequence genome encodes:
- the LOC105669679 gene encoding uncharacterized protein, with protein sequence MLALDETEGQYAYFGIEQGLRTCINLDLHYANILYLLINIDGIKLFKSSVNDVWPILVKVQCNPDIYSPFVVAIYSGNSKPKYIHEFMKDFIMELNKLLVHGISIQERHFEIKIKGFICDTPARSYLKCIKGHNAAHGCERCEIQGIKHNRTMIFLETNCAERTDYTFRNFTDPHHHNAASPLLFITPPINIINDIILDSMHLCYLGVMKRLIDAWMSTNLKVKFSQNQQKELSMRMLTIKRQQPIEFDRKMRPITDYLKFKATEYRFFLLFAGPILLKRILEKNKYEHFILLHAACRMLSSENAVNFVPTAKDLLNKFILQSKDLYGPDFMVMNVHNLLHISDDVFNTQCNLSSISAFAFESYLGKIKNMLRSPTNVVAQLARRLCEQKTCINQVSSPLVVTILKQNGNNIEALQCINMLLTNKAPDNTVLLKMGCICTINKMYVENNKIKLEGDVCIIKKSVYTNPINSSVLNMWELLESRFDATKISWKLKMSEDEDYLHKYQLVQFIRKGPKSGKKEIDVVPSKWISWDQKRLKLTTKFMPGPYDENTSKLLQDFVNHCFDAPESWPTYTVKIVGEAKQYDEALMKLDELSAQEFVFSLPSDEDPKEKSEAKKEFYKKKALNDSAAFVSKFMTSDKNSNSFNSVSEPNKTLKRLKKTNTKKQNKGLNTGSSRIVQMPQLPIDKKIILQREDTLSMDLKDKSQSIVVMDKDIPVLTLNSQNLHGVECENPINFTTLSEEKADLILVKLEQIRYEIRNLKAIVMYNEATKTTDNNYYTAESTGFLKTYNIKFPLETNDQFNAFNTQLNTDRNLKQSFCEFIHRYLDFSRSLSRNILHIIKHCIARNVAIMYTAVKNIPHKYVFKSTEFYSCIEEVYLKQTLTGETVTHALLIKAISVVLTNAKDWEGYRKSRTKSATIINQVSSDNQSQESGSIYSDESNNVENLF encoded by the exons atGCTCGCTTTAGATGAAACCGAAGGACAATATGCTTATTTTGGTATCGAACAGGGATTGCGTACTTgcataaatttagatttacattatgcaaatattttatatcttttaattaatattgacggtatcaaattattcaaatcaaGTGTAAACGACGTGTGGCCAATACTTGTAAAAGTACAATGTAATCCTGATATTTATAGCCCATTTGTTGTCGCAATTTATTCAGGAAATTCAAAGCCAAAATATATCCATGAATTtatgaaagattttataatggaactaaataaattattagttcATGGCATTTCTATACAAGAAAGGCACtttgaaatcaaaattaaaggTTTTATATGCGATACTCCTGCACGGTCTTACTTGAAATGCATAAAAGGGCACAATGCAGCACACGGTTGTGAACGTTGTGAAATTCAAGGTATCAAACATAACAgaacaatgatatttttagaaacaaattgtGCAGAACGCACTGACTATACTTTCCGTAACTTTACCGATCCACATCATCACAATGCTGCATCGCCTCTTTTATTCATAACTCCgccaattaatataattaatgatattattctAGATTCAATGCATCTATGCTATTTAGGTGTGATGAAAAGATTAATAGATGCATGGATGTCTACTAatctaaaagttaaatttagtCAAAATCAACAAAAAGAACTGTCAATGAGAATGTTAACAATAAAACGACAACAACCGATTGAATTTGATAGAAAAATGAGACCAATaacagattatttaaaatttaaagctactgaatacagattttttttattgtttgctGGCCCTATTTTgctaaaaagaattttagagaaaaacaaatatgaacattttattttgcttcatGCAGCTTGTCGTATGCTGTCATCAGAAAATGCAGTAAATTTTGTTCCTACCGCTAAAGATTTActgaacaaatttattttacaatccAAAGATCTTTATGGTCCAGACTTTATGGTTATGAATGTTCACAACTTACTTCACATTTCAGATGACGTTTTTAATACACAGTGCAATTTATCGTCTATAAGTGCTTTTGCATTTGAGAGTTatttaggaaaaataaaaaacatgctTCGTTCACCTACAAATGTAGTCGCACAATTAGCTCGAAGACTTTGTGAGCAAAAAACTTGCATCAATCAAGTATCTTCTCCTTTAGTAGTGACAATTCTTaaacaaaatggaaataatatagaaGCTTTACAGTGCATTAATATGTTACTTACAAATAAGGCGCCAGATAATACAGTTCTTCTAAAAATGGGATGTATATgtacgataaataaaatgtatgttgaaaataacaaaatcaaaCTTGAAGGCGatgtttgtataataaaaaaatctgtttacACAAATCCAATAAATTCATCTGTTTTAAACATGTGGGAATTATTAGAATCTCGTTTTGATGCA ACCAAAATATCGTGGAAACTGAAG ATGAGTGAGGACGAAGACTATTTGCACAAATATCAGTTAGTACAATTTATAAGGAAAGGTCCAAAGtctggaaaaaaagaaattgacgtGGTACCGTCGAAATGGATCTCATGGGACCAAAAGCGACTTAAACTCACGACAAAATTTATGCCAGGACCGTACGATGAAAATACTTCGAAACTTTTACAGGATTTTGTAAATCATTGTTTTGATGCACCAGAATCTTGGCCTACTTATACGGTTAAGATCGTTGGCGAAGCaa AGCAATACGATGAAGCTTTAATGAAACTGGACGAACTTTCAGCCCAGGagtttgttttttctttgccTTCTGACGAGGATCCAAAAGAAAAATCAGaagcaaaaaaagaattttataaaaagaaagcatTGAATGACAGTGCAGCATTCGTATCAAAGTTTATGACGTCTGACAAAAACTCAAATTCTTTTAACTCAGTCTCAg agccaaataaaacattaaaacgtcttaaaaaaacaaatacgaaaaaacaaaataaggGTCTAAATACAGGATCTTCAAGGATAGTGCAGATGCCCCAATTACCCATTG ATAAGAAGATTATTCTTCAGCGTGAGGATACTTTGAGTATggatttaaaagataaaagccaATCGATAGTTGTAATGGATAAGGACATTCCTGTTTTAACGCTTAATTCACAAA ATTTGCATGGAGTAGAATGTGAAAACCCAATCAACTTTACCACACTTAGTGAAGAAA aagcCGATTTAATACTTGTAAAGTTAGAACAAATCAGATATGAAATTCGGAATTTAAAAGCTATAGTTATGTATAATGAAGCAACGAAAACtactgataataattattatacagcaGAGTCAACTGGATTTttgaaaacatataatattaaatttccacTAGAAACAAATGATCAATTCAACGCATTTAATACTCAGTTGAATACTGACcgtaatttaaaacaaagtttt TGTGAATTCATTCATCGTTATCTCGATTTCAGCAGATCTTTAAGccgaaatatattgcatattataaaacattgtaTTGCAAGAAATGTTGCAATAATGTACACAgcggtaaaaaatattccacacAAATACGTTTTCAAGAGCACAGAATTTTACTCATGTATAGAAG aagtttatttgaaacaaactTTGACTGGGGAAACAGTAACTCATGCTCTTTTAATCAAGGCCATCAGTGTCGTCCTTACCAATGCTAAGGATTGGGAAGGTTACCGAAAGTCACGGACAAAATCagcaacaattattaatcaagtATCATCAGATAATCAGTCACAAGAATCTGGGTCTATTTATTCTGATGAATcgaataatgttgaaaatttattttga
- the LOC105679239 gene encoding uncharacterized protein, with translation MSGGKIKKKNIKQNEFMYKKEDIPIAVEEVKLGKPLRQIAAKYKIPPATLHNKINNVSSINAKKSPQTILTAEEEQQLVDWILYSEERGFPVTQEQLLNSVRWLVLDLKKETPFTKDKPGRHWYEAFYRRHPELSKRKPQNLSYSRASVTEEGLRSWFAEVKKYLEDNNLLNIDENRIFNGDESGFKLFPDTDKVIVRKGRKTVHKVVGSNDKEQITSLFLYNAAGDKAPPLVIFSYQRMPANIASNFPKGWSIGKTENGWMTSKSFFEYIVNVFYPWLIQQNIEFPVILYMDGHSSHFTLPLSTFCREKNIILIALFPNSTHVIQPLDRTFFRPLKKAWG, from the coding sequence atgtcaggaggaaaaataaaaaagaaaaatataaaacaaaatgaatTTATGTATAAGAAGGAAGACATACCAATTGCGGTCGAAGAAGTGAAGCTTGGAAAACCATTGAGACAAATTGctgctaaatataaaattcctcCAGCaactttacataataaaataaataatgtttcttcaataaatgcgaaaaaaagTCCACAAACAATTTTAACAGCAGAAGAAGAACAACAGCTTGTAGATTGGATCTTGTATAGCGAAGAGCGAGGATTTCCAGTTACGCAGGAACAACTTTTGAATAGTGTGAGGTGGCTTgtcttagatttaaaaaaagaaactccTTTTACTAAAGATAAACCTGGAAGACATTGGTACGAGGCATTTTATCGTCGTCATCCTGAGCTGAGTAAAAGAAAGCCACAAAATCTTAGTTATAGCAGAGCATCTGTGACCGAAGAAGGACTGAGAAGTTGGTTCGCTGAAGTAAAGAAATATCTGGAAGACAATAACTTGTTAAATATAgatgaaaatagaatatttaatggCGATGAGTCaggttttaaattatttcctgATACAGACAAAGTGATAGTTCGTAAGGGACGAAAAACTGTACATAAAGTTGTAGGAAGTAACGATAAGGAGCAAATCACATCTTTGTTTTTGTATAATGCAGCTGGTGATAAGGCACCGCCTTTAGTGATTTTTAGTTATCAGAGAATGCCTGCAAATATTGCTTCAAACTTTCCAAAAGGATGGAGCATAGGCAAAACTGAAAATGGTTGGATGACtagtaaaagtttttttgaatACATAGTAAATGTATTCTATCCGTGGttaatacaacaaaatataGAGTTTCCAGTGATACTGTACATGGATGGACACTCATCGCATTTTACTCTTCCACTTAGTACATTTTGCagagaaaaaaacattattctgATAGCCTTGTTTCCTAACTCGACTCATGTTATACAACCTCTGGATAGAACATTTTTTAGACCACTGAAGAAAGCATGGGGATAA